In Lutra lutra chromosome 6, mLutLut1.2, whole genome shotgun sequence, the following are encoded in one genomic region:
- the ZNF322 gene encoding zinc finger protein 322: MFTSEERYNQRTQKRKIYHGCPQKGRKIFIHVHEITQIDDQIYQCLACEQNFCENLALIMCERSHTGEKPYRCDMCEKTFVQSSDLTSHQRIHNYEKPYKCSKCEKSFWHHLALSGHQRTHAGKKFYTCDICGKNFGQSSDLLVHQRSHTGEKPYLCSECDKCFSRSTNLIRHRRTHTGEKPFKCLECEKAFSGKSDLISHQRTHTGERPYKCNKCEKSYRHRSAFIVHKRVHTGEKPYKCGACEKCFGQKSDLIVHQRVHTGEKPYKCLECMRSFTRSANLIRHQATHTHTFKCLEYEKSFSCSSDLIVHQRIHMEEKPHQWSACESGFLLGMDFVAQQKMRTQTEELHYKYSVCDKSFHQSSALLQHQTIHLGEKPYLCNMGEKGLELSPPHASEASQMS; the protein is encoded by the coding sequence ATGTTCACTTCAGAAGAGAGATATAATCAGAGAACTCAGAAGAGGAAAATCTATCATGGATGCCCTCAGAAGGgtagaaagatttttattcatgtgCATGAGATTACTCAAATAGATGATCAGATATACCAGTGCCTTGCATGTGAGCAAAACTTCTGTGAGAACTTAGCTCTTATTATGTGTGAGAGATCCCACACTGGGGAGAAACCTTATAGATGTGATATGTGTGAGAAAACCTTCGTCCAAAGCTCAGATCTTACTTCACACCAGAGGATCCACAATTATGAGAAACCTTATAAATGTAGCAAATGTGAGAAGAGCTTTTGGCATCATCTGGCCCTTTCGGGACACCAGAGAACACATGCAGGTAAAAAATTCTATACATGCGATATTTGTGGCAAGAATTTCGGTCAGAGCTCTGATCTGCTTGTCCACCAGCGAAGCCATACGGGCGAGAAACCGTATCTGTGTAGTGAGTGTGATAAATGCTTCAGTCGAAGCACAAACCTCATAAGGCACCGAAGAACTCACACAGGGGAGAAACCATTTAAGTGTCTGGAGTGTGAAAAAGCTTTTAGTGGGAAATCAGATCTTATTAGCCACCAGAGAACTCATACTGGCGAAAGGCCCTACAAATGTAATAAGTGTGAGAAAAGTTACCGACACCGTTCAGCCTTCATTGTTCATAAAAGAGTTCATACTGGGGAGAAGCCCTATAAGTGTGGTGCCTGTGAGAAATGCTTTGGCCAGAAATCCGACCTTATCGTACACCAGAGAGTCCATACAGGTGAGAAGCCGTATAAATGCTTGGAATGTATGAGAAGTTTTACCCGGAGTGCCAACCTAATCAGGCATCAGGCAACTCACACTCACACTTTTAAATGCCTTGAATATGAGAAAAGTTTCAGCTGTAGCTCAGACCTCATTGTGCATCAAAGAATTCACATGGAAGAGAAACCACATCAGTGGTCTGCGTGCGAGAGCGGCTTCCTCCTGGGCATGGACTTTGTAGCCCAGCAGAAAATGAGAACGCAGACCGAGGAGCTGCATTACAAATACAGTGTGTGTGATAAAAGCTTCCACCAGAGCTCAGCCCTTCTTCAACATCAGACAATCCATCTTGGTGAAAAACCGTATCTCTGTAATATGGGCGAGAAGGGTCTTGAGCTCAGTCCTCCCCATGCGTCAGAAGCCTCACAAATGTCTTGA